The Leptospira bouyouniensis genome contains a region encoding:
- a CDS encoding adenylate kinase, whose protein sequence is MKRLIFMGPPGAGKGTQADIIKEKYKIPQISTGDILRAAVKNGTAMGIEAKKFMDAGDLVPDAVVIGIIRDRLVESDCANGFILDGFPRTVEQAKALSEILKELRMELDSVVNLDVPDEELVKRLLGRAIKEGRSDDNEETIKNRLHTYNTKTLPLIDFYKGTGILRQINGLGSMEEITNTILKSIQ, encoded by the coding sequence ATGAAGAGACTCATATTTATGGGCCCTCCAGGTGCTGGTAAGGGAACACAAGCTGACATCATCAAAGAGAAATACAAAATCCCTCAGATTTCAACTGGCGATATCCTCCGTGCCGCTGTGAAAAATGGTACAGCGATGGGGATTGAAGCAAAAAAATTTATGGACGCGGGAGACCTTGTTCCAGATGCTGTCGTTATAGGCATAATTCGCGACCGATTGGTCGAATCCGATTGTGCAAATGGATTCATATTGGATGGATTTCCAAGGACGGTGGAGCAAGCAAAGGCTCTCTCGGAAATCCTCAAAGAGCTTCGCATGGAGCTCGACTCCGTTGTCAACCTAGACGTTCCTGACGAAGAACTCGTCAAACGGTTGCTAGGTAGAGCGATCAAAGAAGGGCGCTCGGATGACAACGAAGAGACCATCAAAAACCGTCTGCATACTTACAACACCAAGACGTTGCCCCTGATTGACTTTTATAAAGGCACAGGGATCCTTCGGCAAATCAATGGTTTGGGAAGTATGGAAGAAATCACTAACACTATTTTAAAATCAATCCAGTAG
- the secY gene encoding preprotein translocase subunit SecY, with product MFQTIANIFRIPELRSKILFTIGMLLLFRMGTHVTIPGINSLIVTGITADPSEGFLGMVDLFAGGALLKFSIFALGIMPYISSSIIMQLVMVLIPSLQKMQKEGEEGRKKIQQYTKYGTLILCAIQSLAVIQLANSWSTGSGTAQAKYPGLINPSVEGYFLPIAMLSITTGTVLLIWLGEQITERGIGNGISLIIFAGIIGRMPEALIAMFTSDTSDALSILILIIIFIVLISLTVILTQGVRRVPLNYGKQMVGRKMVQARSQSIPFKVNSANVMPIIFASSLILFPQTIVQWLSSKGGQWAGWAVIMDYFNPFSQIWYHALFYYVIYTSLIIFFAYFYTAIQFNPQELADNLKKYGGFIPGVRPGSQTKEMIEKILNRITLPGALFLAGLALAPYLIIKFLNLGSNTGGGTLVYTFGGTSLLIMVGVALETLKQIEAQLLMRNYEGFMKKTKIKGRV from the coding sequence ATGTTTCAAACCATCGCTAACATCTTTCGAATCCCGGAATTAAGATCTAAAATCCTATTTACGATCGGTATGTTGTTACTTTTCAGAATGGGAACTCACGTGACCATTCCTGGAATCAACAGTTTGATTGTGACGGGCATTACTGCCGATCCAAGTGAAGGTTTCCTTGGAATGGTAGATTTGTTTGCTGGTGGTGCTCTTCTCAAGTTCTCTATTTTTGCACTTGGTATCATGCCATACATCTCCTCTTCAATCATCATGCAACTTGTCATGGTTCTCATTCCAAGTTTGCAAAAGATGCAAAAAGAAGGGGAAGAAGGCCGAAAAAAAATCCAACAGTATACGAAGTATGGCACTCTTATCCTTTGTGCAATCCAGTCGCTTGCTGTGATCCAACTTGCTAATTCTTGGTCCACTGGATCAGGAACTGCTCAAGCAAAATACCCAGGCCTGATCAACCCATCGGTAGAAGGTTACTTTTTACCGATTGCGATGCTTTCCATCACTACGGGAACAGTGCTTCTCATTTGGCTCGGGGAACAAATCACAGAACGTGGGATTGGGAACGGAATTTCCCTCATTATTTTTGCTGGTATCATTGGTCGTATGCCAGAAGCACTCATTGCAATGTTTACTTCTGATACTTCTGATGCACTTAGTATTCTGATTCTAATCATTATCTTTATTGTTCTCATCTCTCTTACGGTGATTTTAACCCAAGGGGTTCGCCGGGTTCCTTTGAATTATGGAAAACAAATGGTGGGTAGAAAGATGGTTCAGGCACGTAGCCAATCCATCCCTTTCAAAGTGAACAGTGCAAACGTAATGCCAATTATCTTTGCATCTTCGCTGATTCTATTCCCACAAACAATTGTTCAGTGGTTGTCCTCCAAGGGCGGACAATGGGCTGGTTGGGCTGTGATTATGGACTATTTTAATCCGTTCTCACAAATATGGTACCATGCTTTATTTTACTATGTGATTTATACTTCTTTAATTATATTCTTTGCGTATTTTTATACAGCGATTCAGTTCAATCCACAAGAGTTAGCTGATAACCTTAAAAAATATGGTGGGTTTATCCCAGGTGTCCGTCCAGGGAGCCAAACAAAAGAAATGATTGAGAAAATTTTGAATCGAATCACCTTACCGGGTGCTCTTTTCCTTGCAGGTCTTGCTCTTGCTCCTTATCTCATCATTAAGTTCTTAAACCTAGGTTCAAACACCGGTGGTGGAACGTTAGTGTATACATTCGGAGGGACTTCTCTTCTCATTATGGTGGGTGTGGCACTCGAAACATTAAAACAAATCGAAGCCCAACTGCTCATGAGAAACTATGAAGGTTTCATGAAAAAGACTAAAATCAAGGGAAGAGTGTAA
- the rplO gene encoding 50S ribosomal protein L15, producing the protein MAQDRIEQGRGFGAKRPKKSTSLGNKNLVPVPEGAKTSPKRVGQGPGSGMGKTSTRGSKGQRARAASMRRGFEGGQLPLHRRLPKRGFTNIFSVEFQPVNLISLTKAGLSGEVTPAILKAKSLIKSEVGPIKLLGTGEVTSAITITVDAFSASAKEKIEKAGGKVIIREKKKEEKKN; encoded by the coding sequence ATGGCACAAGATAGAATTGAACAAGGTCGTGGATTCGGCGCAAAACGTCCGAAAAAATCCACATCTCTCGGCAACAAAAACTTGGTTCCTGTTCCGGAAGGCGCAAAAACGTCTCCGAAACGAGTGGGCCAAGGTCCAGGATCAGGGATGGGAAAAACTTCCACTCGTGGTTCGAAAGGACAAAGAGCACGTGCAGCTTCGATGAGACGTGGATTCGAAGGGGGACAGCTCCCACTCCACAGACGTTTGCCAAAACGTGGTTTTACTAATATTTTCTCTGTTGAGTTCCAACCAGTGAATTTGATCTCCTTAACAAAGGCAGGTCTTTCTGGGGAAGTAACTCCAGCGATTCTGAAAGCAAAATCTTTGATTAAGTCCGAAGTAGGTCCAATCAAATTACTGGGTACGGGAGAAGTGACTTCTGCCATTACCATTACGGTAGATGCTTTTTCTGCCTCAGCAAAAGAGAAAATCGAAAAAGCTGGTGGAAAAGTTATTATCAGAGAAAAGAAAAAAGAAGAGAAAAAAAACTAG
- the rpmD gene encoding 50S ribosomal protein L30 — protein MEEVIVTQERSSIGIIPMHKKTLIALGLKKKGQSKKHKMTPQLQGMLRQVGYLLKVEKV, from the coding sequence ATGGAAGAAGTGATCGTAACGCAAGAAAGAAGTTCTATTGGCATCATTCCAATGCACAAAAAAACTCTGATTGCTCTCGGCCTGAAAAAGAAAGGTCAATCCAAAAAACACAAAATGACTCCCCAATTGCAAGGGATGTTACGACAAGTAGGTTACTTGTTGAAAGTGGAAAAGGTATAA
- the rpsE gene encoding 30S ribosomal protein S5, whose protein sequence is MLEEETKEFTEKVVKIDRVAKVVKGGRRFSFNALSVVGDSKGKVGIGFGKANEVPDAIRKSIESAKKNLKSIHYIGHTVPHDVVGQFKSARVILKPASPGTGIIAGASVRSVLERAGIQDVLTKSWGSSNPMNIVKATMDALQQLETPSMAVKRRGVSLKHLFGQDL, encoded by the coding sequence ATGTTAGAAGAAGAAACAAAAGAATTTACTGAGAAGGTCGTAAAAATCGACCGAGTTGCCAAAGTTGTGAAAGGGGGACGTCGTTTCTCCTTTAACGCACTTTCTGTTGTTGGTGACTCTAAAGGGAAAGTAGGAATTGGTTTTGGAAAAGCAAATGAAGTTCCAGATGCCATCCGAAAGTCCATTGAATCGGCAAAAAAGAATTTAAAATCCATTCACTATATCGGTCACACAGTTCCACACGATGTGGTGGGACAGTTTAAGTCTGCTCGAGTGATTTTGAAACCAGCTTCTCCAGGAACTGGGATCATCGCGGGAGCTTCTGTTCGTTCCGTTTTGGAAAGAGCAGGGATCCAAGATGTTTTAACAAAATCATGGGGATCTTCAAACCCAATGAACATTGTTAAGGCGACTATGGATGCTTTACAACAGTTGGAAACTCCGTCAATGGCGGTGAAACGACGTGGTGTTAGTCTCAAACATTTGTTTGGGCAAGATCTATAA
- the rplR gene encoding 50S ribosomal protein L18, with the protein MINKTAKNTKRLRRAERVRYKIRQTSERPRLVFNKTNRYLTAQIIDDAKGVTLVYATTLEKDFPKHENSKKSKSAATELGKVVADKAKKAGVSQVVLDRSGMVYHGRIAAFADSAREGGLEF; encoded by the coding sequence ATGATCAACAAGACAGCTAAAAATACGAAAAGATTGAGAAGAGCGGAGAGAGTTCGATACAAAATCCGCCAAACATCGGAAAGACCTCGGTTAGTGTTTAACAAAACAAACCGTTACCTCACTGCACAAATCATAGATGATGCAAAGGGTGTAACATTAGTATATGCAACTACCCTTGAGAAAGATTTTCCGAAACATGAAAATTCTAAGAAGAGTAAATCGGCTGCAACCGAACTCGGTAAAGTAGTCGCTGACAAGGCGAAGAAAGCAGGTGTTTCGCAAGTGGTTCTAGACCGTTCTGGAATGGTTTACCACGGTAGGATCGCTGCGTTTGCTGATTCTGCACGCGAAGGTGGATTGGAGTTCTAA